Within Streptomyces albofaciens JCM 4342, the genomic segment GCAGCGAGTCCGGTGGTACGCAGTCGGGCGGTTCGCAGTCCGGTGGTACGCAGTCGGGCGGCACGCAGTCCGGTGGTACGCAGTCGGGCGGTACCCAGTCCGGTGGTACGCAGTCCGGTGGCACCCAGTCGGGCGGTACGCAGTCCGGTGGCACCCAGTCGGGCGGTACGCAGTCCGGTGGTACGCAGTCCGGCGGCCAGTCCGGTTCGCAGACCGGCGGCTCCCAGACCGGTGGTTCGCACTCGGGCGGCAGCCAGACCGGCGGTCAGTCGGGCGGCCAGTCCGGCTCCCAGACCGGTGGCGGCGACTCCGGCGGTTCGGGCCACAGCGGCGGCAGCAGCACCGGCGGCAGCACCGGTGGCAGCGGCGACGGCACCGGCACCGGTACCGACAACGAGGGCACCGCGCCCATCGAGCAGCCCGGCGAGGGCAACGAGCAGATCGTCAACACGCCCGGCCAGCCGCAGCAGCAGGCCAAGGGCGGCGAGCTGGCGGAGACCGGTGCTTCCGGCACCACCTTCCTGCTCGTCGGCGCGGCGACGATGATCGCCGGTGGCATCGGCTTCCGCCTGATGCCGCGCCTGATCAACAAGGGCGGCGGCGCGGCCGCGGCCTGACACCAGGCCTCGCCCCGCTCCCGGGGCGGCGCATGACGAAGGGCCCGGAGCGCACTCGGCGCTCCGGGCCCTCCGGCGTTCTCATCTCAGCGGTACACGGGGCGACCATCCGCATCACGCGGAGCAACGCGCCGTACGCGGCGTGTCATCCGGCCCGGAGCCGACGGGCCACGCTCACGCGGCCTGGTGCACCAGCACCGCCAGCGCGATGAGCGCCACCAGCAGCGCCACCAGGGCCGCGGGCGTCACCTGGCCGAACAGCCCGGTCTCCTGCAGCCGTTCCCTGCTCGCCCGGCACACGGGGCAGCGGCCCTCGTTCACAGGGGCCGCGCAGTTGGCGCACACCAGCCGGTCGTACGTCATGCGACCTCCTCCTCAACCGCTGCAACGCGCGGGCGACCACGATGGTTCCCTTACCACTGTGCCAGCTCGTCGGCGGAACGGCGCGCCCCGGTCACCTTCCGGCCTTTTCGGCGTCATCCACCGGGCCGACGGGCCGGAATGTGCTCGTTTTGTCCCCGTAGATGCCGTGAATAAACGCACCAACCCCGAACGGCGACTGCGCCGTCGCGCGAGACTCGCGTATGGTCACGCTCACCGACGGGAGCCACGACAGGGGCATCCCGTGCCGCTACCCAGGTCGACCGTGGTGCATCAGTGATCCGATTCGACAACGTCTCCAAGACCTACCCGAAGCAGAACCGCCCCGCCCTCAGGGATGTCTCCCTGGAGATCGAGCGCGGCGAGTTCGTCTTCCTGGTGGGCTCCTCGGGCTCCGGCAAGTCCACCTTCCTGCGCCTGCTCCTGCGCGAGGAGCGCGCCAGCCATGGCGCCGTCCACGTACTGGGCAAGGACCTCGCGAAGCTCTCCAACTGGAAAGTGCCGCAGATGCGCCGCCAGGTGGGCACCGTCTTCCAGGACTTCCGGCTGCTCCCCAACAAGACGGTGGGGCAGAACGTCGCCTTCGCCCTCGAAGTCATCGGCAAGCCGCGCGGCCAGATCCGCAAGACGGTCCCCGAGGTCCTCGACCTCGTCGGACTCGGCGGCAAGGAGGACCGCATGCCGGGCGAGCTGTCCGGCGGTGAGCAGCAGCGCGTCGCCATCGCGCGGGCGTTCGTCAACCGCCCGCTGCTGCTCATCGCCGACGAGCCCACCGGCAACCTCGACCCGCAGACCTCGGTCGGCATCATGAAGCTGCTGGACCGGATCAACCGCACCGGTACGACCGTGGTCATGGCCACCCACGACCAGCAGATCGTCGACCAGATGCGCAAGCGGGTCATGGAACTCGAAAAAGGCCGGCTCGTACGCGACCAGTCGCGCGGCGTGTACGGCTACCAGCACTAAGCGTGTACGGCCCCCAGCACTGAAAGGACGCCATGCGCGCCCAGTTCGTCCTGTCGGAGATCGGCGTCGGTCTCCGCCGGAATCTCACGATGACCTTCGCGGTCATCGTCTCCGTCGCCCTCTCGCTCGGCCTGTTCGGCGCCTCGCTGCTGATGCGCGACCAGGTCAGCACGATGAAGGGCTATTGGTACGACAAGGTCAACGTCTCCATCTTCTTCTGCAACAAGAACGACAGCGAGACCGGCGCCCACTGCGCCAAGGGTCCCGCCACCCAGCAGCAGAAGGACGACATAAAGGCCGAGCTGGACCGCCTGCCGATCGTGCAGAACGTGCAGCACGAGACCAGCGACCAGGCGTACAAGCACTACAAGGAGCAGTTCGGCGACACGCCCATCGCGGGCCTGGTCACCCCCGACCAGATGCCGGAGTCCTTCCGGGTCAAGCTCAAGGACCCCACGAAGTACGAAGTGATCAAGTCGGCGTTCTCCGAGCGGCCCGGCGTGCAGGAGGTGCAGGACCAGCGGGACACCGTCGAGCCGCTGTTCAACCTGCTCAACGGCATGAACATCGCCGCGCTGGTGGTGATGGCGCTGATGCTGCTGGTGGCGCTGATGCTGATCGTCAACACCGTGCGGGTGTCGGCGTTCAGCCGGCGGCGGGAAACCGGGATCATGCGCCTGGTGGGCGCGTCGAGCTTCTACATCCAGATGCCGTTCATCCTGGAGGCGGCCATCGCGGGCCTGCTCGGCGCGGTGTTCGCCTGTGTGCTGATCGTCGGCGGCAAGTGGGTGCTGATCAACAACTGGCTGGCCACGCGGATCCAGGTCATTCAGTTCATTGGCTGGGATTCGGTCGTGGCGGTGCTGCCGCTGGTGCTGCTGATCGGCTTGTTGATGCCGGCGCTCGCCGCGTTCTTCGCGCTCCGCAAGTACCTCAAGGTGTGACTCATGCCAAGAGCGCCGTACGGTCAACTCCCCGTACGGCGCTTCTTTCTGGCCTACACTCACCGGCATGACGGGCCCGTGTTTGTTCGTCCGGCCCCGCCGCAGCCGCCGCGGGGCGGCCCTGACGTTGGTCTTCGTGAGCGTCCTGGCCACCGGTGCCGCGGCGGGCACCTGGGAGGAGAGCGGGCAGCGGCCGGAGGAACGGCGGATACCGGAGCGGGTGGCCGCCGAGGCCGACCGTGTCCACCACCAAAAGCGCGCGGACCGGCACGCCGCCGGTCCCGGCGCGGCGGGCGAGGTGGTCGGCCGCAGCGGCGACCGCTGGTCGACGGCGTTCTCGGCGCGCGAGTACGAGGAGTTCCAGCAGGAGCTGGACGGCGCCTACGTGGGCGTGGGCCTGTGGCTGCGGCAGGCGGCGGACGGCCGTGTCCTGGTCTCCCGGGTGCGGCCCGGCGGCCCCGCCGCGGCGGCCGGCGTCCGGCCCGGTGACGAACTGCGCGCCGTGGACGGCGTGGCCTCGCGGGGCGCCCAGGTCACCGATGTGGTGGCGCGGCTGCGCGGCAGCGCCGGCGCGACCGCGGAAGGACCCCCGCCGGGCGCGGGGAGCCGCGTCGAGCTGGAGCTGCGGCGCGGCGCGCGGCAGTGGACCGAGACCCTGCGCCGGGCCCACCTGCGCGCCCAGAACGTGATCACCGACCACCCCGACGGCCCGGACGGCCCCACCCGCATCAGGGTCGGCGCCTTCAGCAGCGGCACCGGCGAGGAGATCCGCCGGGCGGTGCGCGCCGCCTCCCCGCGCGGCGGGGTGCTGCTGGACCTGCGCGGCAACACCGGCGGCCTGGTGCGCGAGGCGGTTGCCGCCGCCTCGGCCTTCCTGGACGGCGGCCTGGTCGCCACGTACGACGTCCGCGGCAGCCAGCGCGCCCTGTACGCCGAGGGCGGCGGCAACACACAGATCCCCCTCGCGGTCCTCGTGGACGGCGGCACGATGAGCGCGGGCGAACTCCTCGCCGGGGCGCTCCAGGACCGCGGCCGGGCGGTGCTGGTCGGCACCCCCACCTTCGGCAAGGGCTCGGTGCAGCTGCCCAGCCGGCAGCCGGACGGCTCGGTCGCCGAGCTGACCGTCGGCCGCTACCGCACCCCTTCGGGCCGGACGGTGGACGACCGCGGCATCACCCCGGACCTGATCGCCGAGGACGACGCCCAGGCCCGCGCCCGTACGGTATTGAGTGGCCTCGGGGGCGGGGCGTAGTGCGAAAATGGCGCCACTATGGCTAAGGCGAACAAGAAGAAGGACAAGAAGGACGACGGTACCGGCCGCAAGCTCATCGCCCAGCACAAGAAGGCGCGGCACGACTACCTCATCCTGGACACGTACGAATGCGGGCTGGTGCTGACCGGCACCGAGGTCAAGTCGCTGCGCCAGGGCCGGGCGTCCCTGGTGGACGGCTTCGTGCAGATCGACCGCGGCGAGGCGTGGCTGCACAACGTGCACATCCCCGAGTACGCCCAGGGCACGTGGACCAACCACAGCGCGCGGCGCAAGCGCAAGCTGCTGCTGCACCGTCTGGAGATCGACAAGCTGGAGTCGAAGTCGCAGGAGACCAGCCACACGATCGTGCCGCTGTCGCTGTACTTCAAGAACGGCCGCGCGAAGGTCGAGATCGCGCTCGCCAAGGGCAAGAAGGAGTACGACAAGCGCCAGACGCTGCGTGAGCAGCAGGACCGCCGTGAGGCCCAGCGGGCGATCTCGGCGGCCAAGCGGCGCGAGCGGGCCTGAGGACCGCCCGGCCGGGGCCGCCGGAATACGCTGGCATCGTCGTGCGTTGGTCACGTACGATGGGCTACGCACCGCACGCCGGTGCAGGCACCACCTTGATAAAACAACATGGGGATGATCGGTTTCGACAGCGGATGTCGAAGCAGGGGAAGCGAGCCGAGGAAGCGGCAATGATCTCGTAAACCATATGTCGCAAAAAATAATCGCCAACACCAAGCGCGATTCCTTCGCCCTCGCTGCCTAAGTAGCGACCTGCGAAGTGTCAGCCCGGGGCTGTTCCCGACCCGGATCCTGGCATCAGCTAGGGAACTAAACTTCTAGGACCGGTCACGGGTCCTAGAAGGAAATCACACAGTGACTGAGCCCGTCGGAGACTTGTCCGCGAGATCTCCGGGGCCGAGAAAATCGCAGCGGACTGCGCTCGGAGAAGCCCTGTTTCCGCACCGTTGGACGCGGGTTCGATTCCCGCCATCTCCACTCGACGGAGACATCCGGAGGCCCCGGCCCCCGGACCCGTCACCCCATGTGAGGCGAAGGCCCCGCTGCCCCGGCAGCGGGGCCTTCGTCGTCCCCTCATGCCGGACGCCGGGCCGCCCGTACGGCGTGGGCGGTGCCGGCCGCCGCCAGCGCCAGGGCGGCGGCCGAGGCCGGCACGCCGTAACCCGCCGCCGTGCCCGCCGGCAGGTGCTGTACGGCCCAGCCGCCCGTCGCCGAACCCGCCGCGATGCCGGTCAGCAGCGCCGTGACGGCCAGCGTCATGCCCTCGTTCAGCCGCCCCGCCGGCACCCGGGACTGGATCAGCCCCATGCCGGTGACCATGGTCGGCGCGGTGGCCATCCCGGCGAGCAGCAGGGCCGCCCCCAGGAGGAGCACGCCGCCCGTGCCCGCGGCCGTAAGGGGCAGCCACATCAGCGCGGCCATCGCGGCGACGCACCGCACGAACCGGCGCTCCGCGGGCCCGGCCGGGCGCAGCACCCCGTACAGCAGTCCCGCCGCACAGGACCCCGCCGCCTGGAGGGCCAGCAGCGCGCCCGCCACCGCGCGCTGCCCGTGCGCGTCCGTGAACCCGATCGTGACGACCTCCAGCGAGCCGAAGACCGCGCCGGTGGCGAGGAAGGTCAGCAGGAGCGGCAGCAGCGCCAGGACGAGTTGCCCGGCACCGTGCCGGCCGGGCGCGGGTGTGGCCGGCGGCTCGGTGCGGCGCTGGGCGGCGAACAGCAGCACTCCGCTCAGCAGCAGCACCGCGCCGGTCAGCGTGCCGGCCTCCGGGAACAGCGCGGTGCACAGAAAAGCCGCCAGTACCGGCCCGAGCATGAAGCACACCTCGTCGGCCGCCTGCTCGAAGGAGTTGGCGGTGTGCAGCGCGCGCGGGTCGTCCCGCAGGAGGTGGGCCCAGCGCGCGCGGGCCATGCCGCCGGTGTTCGGCGTGGTCGCGGTGCAGGCGTATGCGGCGAACAGCGTCCAGGACGGCGCGCTCAGGTGGACGCAGAGGACCAGGGCCAGCGAACCGAGGACGGCGAGTGCCGTCGCGGGTACGGCGATCCGGGCCTGTCCGTAGCGGTCGACCAGCCGCGCGGTCCACGGCCCGGCCACCGCCGTCGCCGCCAGCCCGGTCGCGGTGACCGCCCCGGCCAGCGCGTACGAGCCGCGCGACCCGGCGATCATCAGGATCGCGCTCACGCTGAACATGCCCATGGGCAGCCGGGCGAGCAGGTTGGCGGCGGTGAAGGCACGGGCGCCGGGGACGGTGAAGATCCGTCCGTACGGCCCGAGGACGCGCCGGAGCGCGGCGGGGCAGCGGCGGTGCGGACGGCGGACGGGACGGGCGGGGCGGACGGGCGGGGCGGTCACGGGCCGGGAGGCGAGGAAGAGGATCACACGAATACGGTCGCGGCGCGGCCCGCTCCCCGTCCAACACCTGATGCGCGCGCATTCACGCACCCCTGTTGTCAGTCATGGCCGGCGGGGCGCCTGCCTGGAAGCGCCTCCCAGCGGTGGCCGGGGAGGCGTGATGCCGCGGAGAGCCGTCAGCGGCGCCCCGAGCCGGTGGCACGATGTGCCCGTGTCCCGAGACCTCGACCCGCGCCTGCTCCGCGCCTTCACCACGGTCGCCGACGAACTGCACTTCACCCGTGCCGCCGCCCGGCTCCACATCGCCCAGCAGGCGCTCAGCCGCGACATCCGGCGCCTGGAGCGCGAGTTGGGCACGGACCTCTTCGACCGTACGACGCGCCGGGTCGCCCTCACCGAGGGCGGCACCCGTCTGCTCCCGTACGCGCGCCGGGTGCTGGCCGCCCACGACGAGCTGGCCGCCGCCTTCCGCGTGCCCGAGGACCGCCCCCTGCTGGTCGATGTCGGCGTCCCCATCGGCACGGCGCACACCGCCCTGGAGGAGGCCCGCCGCCGGGCCCCGGACCGCGAACTCGTGGCGCGCTTCCACAGCGGCCTGACCGGAGCGGCGGCCGAACTCGCCGCCGGGCGGCTGGACGTCTCCTTCGGCCGTTTCGCCGGACTGCCCGCGTCACTGCGGTCCCGCCTGGCACACCAGCCCGTACGGTACGAGCCGATGGCCGTCCTGCTGGACGCCGGTCACCCCCTGGCGGCCCGCCCCACCGTCCCCCTGTCCGCGCTCGCGGGCGAGACGCTGTACGCCGGCGCCGGGAACCCGCACACCGCCGAGTGGACCGACCTGGCCGCCCGCCTCTTCGCCGGCCGGGGGATCGCGATGGCGGAGCCGTTCCCGGAGATCGACGGGGCGGCGGAGTTCCTGCGGGTGGTCCGCAAACAGGGCTGGTCGGTGCTGGCGAGCGTCGAGTTCATCGACGTGCCGGGCATGGTGCTGCGGCCGGTCACCGACCCCGTACCGCTGTCCCCGATATCCCTGGTGTGGCGGCGCGGCCTGCGCCACGCGGGCCTGGACGCGCTGCGCGCCGCCTGCCGGGACCTGTCCGCCGGGCGCGGCTGGCTGCGGCGGCCGGACGGCCCGGTGTGGCTGCCCGAGGAGGACGCGGCCGTGATGGCGCAGTGGGGCTGATGGCCGAACTTTTGCCGTATAAGCAACCGATAAGCGCGGGAACCCATCCTTATCGACGGCAAGAACCATAGCCGGACTGTTGGGGGTCCCCGTGCGAAAGCGTCCGCTGACCGTGGCGGCTCTGGCCGTGCTCGTGCTGAGCGGTGGCTTGGTCGCCTGTGACGATCCGCGTGTCGACGCGTTCCAGGCGAACTGTACGACCAAGGCCCTGAAGTGGAAGGTCACGGTACTGAAGAAGAAGGCCCGCACCCCGCACCGGGAGGCCCGCCTCTCGGCGGTCAACACCGGCGCGAACGGCTGCGTCTTCCGCGGCTACCCGGACGTCGTGGTGCGCAGCGGCAAGGCCTGGCAGGCGGACGCCGTGGGGCAGGGCCGGACGCGTCCGGTGAGCCTGCCCAGCGGCAAGGGCGTCGTGGTCGACCTGCGCTACCGGGACGCCGAGGTGAAGCACCGGGAAGACGGCGGGTGCTGGGCCAAGGGTGACGACGTCGTGGTGGGGGCGCCCCGCGACGGCGGCCGGACCGCGATAAAGGCCCAGGACGAGAAGGGCCGGAAGGCCGACATGGTCCTGTGCGATTACCGCATCACCATGGCACCGCCGCGGGCGGCGGCCGGCTGACCGGCCCGTGCCCGGACCGGAGGGCCCCGGCGCTCAGCGCGGGACGCACAACAGCGGCCGGTAGAGCCGGGTGTCGTCCGGCTCCCCGACGGGGCGGCCGTCCACCGCCACCCACGCATGGGCGCGGAACGGCTCCGTCCGCACGCCCGTGCACCACTGCGGCCACCGGCCGCGCAGACGGCACAACAGGGCGGTGGCCACCGAGCGTTGGAGGCAGCCGTTGCCCGCGCAGCGCACGCTGACCGTGACGACGGCGTGCCGGGCGCGGGCGGCCTGCGGCTCGGTGGCGGGGCGGGCTCCCCGGCGTACGGCCTCCAGGACGCGGCAGAGCGTACGCGGCGAACGCGTCACCAGGACGCGGGCCACCGCCGCGCAGCCGAGGGCGGCGCAGCGCTCCGCGAAGGGCAGCCGCACGCGCTCGCCCAGGGCGACGGGCACGCTCACCAGGTCACCAGCTTCGCCGACTGGAGCGACTCCAGCAGCGCGACGGCGTCCGCGGCCACCCGGTGGGCCGCCGAGGGGTGGCGGTTGCGCAGTTCGTCGGCGGCCGACGCGGTGGTGCCGCCCGCCAGCAGGTGCTCCAGGACGAACGCTCCGGTGTCGTTCATCTGCCAGTAGCGGCCCGTACGGGCGTTGAGCAGCACCATTCCTCCGGGGGTGCGCACACTGCTGACGTGGGGGGCGAGGGTGAACGTCATCGGGCTCAGGCTCCTTCCGCGGCGGGAACGGTGGGGCGGACCGGGGCGGGGGCTTGCGTCTCCTGGAGGGAGCGCAGCCAGTACTCGGCCGCCAGGGTGGGGTCGAGGGGTTGCAGGAGATGGGAGTGGGGCTGGAGGGAGGTGAGGGCCGTGTGCAGCACCTCGGGCCGGATCAGGCCCAGCCCGGCCAGCCGCGAGTCGTCGCAGAGCGCGGTGAGCGCGCGGCGGTGCCGGCGCAGGCCCGCGTAGACCTCGGCGCTGTGCTCGCCCTTGGTGGCGCGGGACCGCATCGCGTCCGGCAGGATGCCGTCCATGGCCGCGCCCAGCACGGGTTTGTACGAGCCGACCGCGACCTGGTCCACGAGGCGGACGGTCAGCGCCGCCTCGATGACGTTGTCGTCCAGGAACGGGGCCTCGAAGGCGACGCCGTGCCGGGCGGTCAGCGCGGCCGCGCCGCGCACGATCTCCCCGGCGCGCGCGGCGGCCCGCAGCGTCTCGTGCTGGGAGCGCAGCGGCGCGAACGGCTCGGGCTCCCCGGCGGCGGCCTCGCGCACCAGGCGGCGGACGGTGGCCACCGCGTCCGGATGGGCCCACGCGGGCATGCTGGGCACGACCTCCCAGTCGGCGCCGCTGACGCCGTACCGCACGCCGGGCACGATCCGGTCGGCGCAGGACTCCAGCCACTGGGGGTACGGGGTGCCGCCGAACAGCGTGCGCAGGGTGTCGACGAGCGTCCAGCGGCCGAGGCGGCGGGCGGCGCACGCGCGCCGGGCGGCGGAGCGGAAGTCCGTACGGGCGAGGGAGTTCAGCGCCACCGGGCGCGGCGCGAACAGCTCGTCGCCGCCGACACCGACTAGGTGGACCCGGGAGCCGCGGGCGGCGACGAGCCGGGCCTGATGCGCGAGGCGGACGCTCTCGCGGACCACGGCGAGCGGGCCGGCCGGGTCGGCGTGCGCGGACTGCGGCGGGGCGTACCAGGTGGGGGCCTCGGTGTGGGGGAGCGCCAGGTGTTCCGCCGAGCGCAGCAGGGCCGCGCCGCGCTCGCTCCAGACGTTGTCGTCGTTGGCCTCGTCGCGGCACACCCAGGCCGTGGTGATCAGCCGGGTGTCCTCGCGGGCGGCGAGGAAGCACAGGCTGGTGGAGTCCATGCCGCCGGACAGGTCGGCGCTGAGCGTCGGGTGGCGGGCCCGTACGCGCACCGCCTCGGTCAGCGCGTCCCGTACGGCCTCGGCGGCGTCCTCCAGCCAGAGGTCGGGCCGCGGGGGATGCCACCAGCGCGCGGTGCCGTGCCGGCCGTCGGGGCCGAGGGTCAGGCAGTGTCCGGGAGGCACAGCGTGGACGGCGCGCCAGGCCGGGCGGCGGGCCAGGGGGAACGGCGGGAACGGGGTGAGCAGGCGCAGCGCCAGGGAGTCCGCGTCGATGGAGCCGAGGCCCGGCGCGCCGGTGGGCAGGCCGGCGGCCGCCGCCTCGCGGGCCAGCGCGGCCAGGTCCTGGGGACGACTGCCCGCGACCGTCACGCCGTTGATGCCCGCGTGGTGGACCTGCCGGATCGTCGAGAGGCTGCCCTGGCACCGGATCCGCGGGCCCATCGCGGCCAGGAGGAAGAAGCTGCCGGACAGTTCGCGGACCCGGCTGTCCAGGTCGTCCGGGCCGCGCAGCCGGCGCAGCAGCCGGTCGAGGGTCCCGGCGTCGGCCGAGGTCGTGCCGAACAGCAGCAGCCGGTCCGGTCCGGCCTCGGCCGCCACGACCTCGTCATCGGCCCAGTGCCCCATGATCCAGGGGCGCCCGGAGGGGTGGCGCACCGTCCGCACGGTGGGATCGCGCCTCAGACACAGGCACAGCGGATCGGTCGCGGGATGGTCGGGGAAGATGACGAGATCCACGATGACTTACCACCCTGGGCGTGCGGTTCGGGCGTATGACGGACGGCCGGTCCGGGGTGGCCGGTCCGGATCGGCGGGGACAGGGACGGGCGGGCCGGGCGCGGCGTCCGGTGCGCCGCGGAGCGGTGGGGCCCGCGGCGGCGCCGGGTGGCCGTCCGGCCGCGCCGGTGGGGGCGGCCCCTGCCGGGACGGGCGGTGCGCGCCCGGGCAGGGACCGCCGGTCCGGGGCGGGTACGCGACGCCTTCGGGCCGGGGACGCGGGGGAGGGGGCGGCGGCAGGAGGCGTCGGCGGGCCCGCACCCCGGTGTCACCAGAAGGTGCTGTGCAGACCGCCCCAGCTGTCGGAGAGTTCACCGTGGAAGCCGAGCGTCCGCTCGGCGAAGTCTCCGGCGTCGGCCAGCTCGGGTGGTTCGTACTCGGCCGTCTCGTTCACTTCCGGCGCTTCCCGCATCGGTTCGGTCCCTTCTCCTAGCCGTGCCGCACGGTCGAACACGCAGGGTGCTCGTGCGATTACGCAGCGCTTTCGGGGAAGATGCTGCCAGCGTCCGCGCCCCCTGCCATTGCCCCTA encodes:
- the ftsX gene encoding permease-like cell division protein FtsX — encoded protein: MRAQFVLSEIGVGLRRNLTMTFAVIVSVALSLGLFGASLLMRDQVSTMKGYWYDKVNVSIFFCNKNDSETGAHCAKGPATQQQKDDIKAELDRLPIVQNVQHETSDQAYKHYKEQFGDTPIAGLVTPDQMPESFRVKLKDPTKYEVIKSAFSERPGVQEVQDQRDTVEPLFNLLNGMNIAALVVMALMLLVALMLIVNTVRVSAFSRRRETGIMRLVGASSFYIQMPFILEAAIAGLLGAVFACVLIVGGKWVLINNWLATRIQVIQFIGWDSVVAVLPLVLLIGLLMPALAAFFALRKYLKV
- a CDS encoding asparagine synthase-related protein, with translation MDLVIFPDHPATDPLCLCLRRDPTVRTVRHPSGRPWIMGHWADDEVVAAEAGPDRLLLFGTTSADAGTLDRLLRRLRGPDDLDSRVRELSGSFFLLAAMGPRIRCQGSLSTIRQVHHAGINGVTVAGSRPQDLAALAREAAAAGLPTGAPGLGSIDADSLALRLLTPFPPFPLARRPAWRAVHAVPPGHCLTLGPDGRHGTARWWHPPRPDLWLEDAAEAVRDALTEAVRVRARHPTLSADLSGGMDSTSLCFLAAREDTRLITTAWVCRDEANDDNVWSERGAALLRSAEHLALPHTEAPTWYAPPQSAHADPAGPLAVVRESVRLAHQARLVAARGSRVHLVGVGGDELFAPRPVALNSLARTDFRSAARRACAARRLGRWTLVDTLRTLFGGTPYPQWLESCADRIVPGVRYGVSGADWEVVPSMPAWAHPDAVATVRRLVREAAAGEPEPFAPLRSQHETLRAAARAGEIVRGAAALTARHGVAFEAPFLDDNVIEAALTVRLVDQVAVGSYKPVLGAAMDGILPDAMRSRATKGEHSAEVYAGLRRHRRALTALCDDSRLAGLGLIRPEVLHTALTSLQPHSHLLQPLDPTLAAEYWLRSLQETQAPAPVRPTVPAAEGA
- a CDS encoding S41 family peptidase: MTGPCLFVRPRRSRRGAALTLVFVSVLATGAAAGTWEESGQRPEERRIPERVAAEADRVHHQKRADRHAAGPGAAGEVVGRSGDRWSTAFSAREYEEFQQELDGAYVGVGLWLRQAADGRVLVSRVRPGGPAAAAGVRPGDELRAVDGVASRGAQVTDVVARLRGSAGATAEGPPPGAGSRVELELRRGARQWTETLRRAHLRAQNVITDHPDGPDGPTRIRVGAFSSGTGEEIRRAVRAASPRGGVLLDLRGNTGGLVREAVAAASAFLDGGLVATYDVRGSQRALYAEGGGNTQIPLAVLVDGGTMSAGELLAGALQDRGRAVLVGTPTFGKGSVQLPSRQPDGSVAELTVGRYRTPSGRTVDDRGITPDLIAEDDAQARARTVLSGLGGGA
- a CDS encoding lasso RiPP family leader peptide-containing protein; protein product: MREAPEVNETAEYEPPELADAGDFAERTLGFHGELSDSWGGLHSTFW
- a CDS encoding MFS transporter: MILFLASRPVTAPPVRPARPVRRPHRRCPAALRRVLGPYGRIFTVPGARAFTAANLLARLPMGMFSVSAILMIAGSRGSYALAGAVTATGLAATAVAGPWTARLVDRYGQARIAVPATALAVLGSLALVLCVHLSAPSWTLFAAYACTATTPNTGGMARARWAHLLRDDPRALHTANSFEQAADEVCFMLGPVLAAFLCTALFPEAGTLTGAVLLLSGVLLFAAQRRTEPPATPAPGRHGAGQLVLALLPLLLTFLATGAVFGSLEVVTIGFTDAHGQRAVAGALLALQAAGSCAAGLLYGVLRPAGPAERRFVRCVAAMAALMWLPLTAAGTGGVLLLGAALLLAGMATAPTMVTGMGLIQSRVPAGRLNEGMTLAVTALLTGIAAGSATGGWAVQHLPAGTAAGYGVPASAAALALAAAGTAHAVRAARRPA
- the smpB gene encoding SsrA-binding protein SmpB yields the protein MAKANKKKDKKDDGTGRKLIAQHKKARHDYLILDTYECGLVLTGTEVKSLRQGRASLVDGFVQIDRGEAWLHNVHIPEYAQGTWTNHSARRKRKLLLHRLEIDKLESKSQETSHTIVPLSLYFKNGRAKVEIALAKGKKEYDKRQTLREQQDRREAQRAISAAKRRERA
- a CDS encoding lasso peptide biosynthesis B2 protein, yielding MSVPVALGERVRLPFAERCAALGCAAVARVLVTRSPRTLCRVLEAVRRGARPATEPQAARARHAVVTVSVRCAGNGCLQRSVATALLCRLRGRWPQWCTGVRTEPFRAHAWVAVDGRPVGEPDDTRLYRPLLCVPR
- the ftsE gene encoding cell division ATP-binding protein FtsE yields the protein MIRFDNVSKTYPKQNRPALRDVSLEIERGEFVFLVGSSGSGKSTFLRLLLREERASHGAVHVLGKDLAKLSNWKVPQMRRQVGTVFQDFRLLPNKTVGQNVAFALEVIGKPRGQIRKTVPEVLDLVGLGGKEDRMPGELSGGEQQRVAIARAFVNRPLLLIADEPTGNLDPQTSVGIMKLLDRINRTGTTVVMATHDQQIVDQMRKRVMELEKGRLVRDQSRGVYGYQH
- a CDS encoding lasso peptide biosynthesis PqqD family chaperone, with translation MTFTLAPHVSSVRTPGGMVLLNARTGRYWQMNDTGAFVLEHLLAGGTTASAADELRNRHPSAAHRVAADAVALLESLQSAKLVTW
- a CDS encoding LysR family transcriptional regulator, coding for MPRRAVSGAPSRWHDVPVSRDLDPRLLRAFTTVADELHFTRAAARLHIAQQALSRDIRRLERELGTDLFDRTTRRVALTEGGTRLLPYARRVLAAHDELAAAFRVPEDRPLLVDVGVPIGTAHTALEEARRRAPDRELVARFHSGLTGAAAELAAGRLDVSFGRFAGLPASLRSRLAHQPVRYEPMAVLLDAGHPLAARPTVPLSALAGETLYAGAGNPHTAEWTDLAARLFAGRGIAMAEPFPEIDGAAEFLRVVRKQGWSVLASVEFIDVPGMVLRPVTDPVPLSPISLVWRRGLRHAGLDALRAACRDLSAGRGWLRRPDGPVWLPEEDAAVMAQWG
- a CDS encoding DUF4232 domain-containing protein — protein: MRKRPLTVAALAVLVLSGGLVACDDPRVDAFQANCTTKALKWKVTVLKKKARTPHREARLSAVNTGANGCVFRGYPDVVVRSGKAWQADAVGQGRTRPVSLPSGKGVVVDLRYRDAEVKHREDGGCWAKGDDVVVGAPRDGGRTAIKAQDEKGRKADMVLCDYRITMAPPRAAAG